One segment of Danio aesculapii chromosome 3, fDanAes4.1, whole genome shotgun sequence DNA contains the following:
- the wizb gene encoding protein Wiz isoform X1: MHLGHGQNDVIGRRRFPKTGRFPTGELDSSCTQTLAPGTMEPEDDLSTGDPQDLMSSQALLPSTSTSLLNCSFLGELLNCDDIEKGDGSGDPEGPNCFFSTLENCDKTQRTLRSSAFPSSLTWDSDSEKETLDEEDLQHFSNPHGLAAHSPGCPTSGQHQERFDSDLCQEPVETEHLFLEKVPLAPLEVENQDDVTCKEPRTTDSSLLKHTAKRKIKTLMEQDKVSSLPGTMPKKGCQKADKDKRKVLNRKGQEEKSTKEADVYTFPGDSEPESPPPGPWAHCTFIQRRRKKRAILRPFSGLSNCQQTTGTGKRTRGRPPGKGRNKTTKDRQAVLEFTEEKTEKVRGRQKSVVDQPLDGSPSQDIFTCVECSIYFKKRTHLWEHMQEHGQVNRSGQKWQSGAKEAWSGHLNKKAFECIECGQEFLDKVLLLDHNRRHEESRQKILEEIGKLNEGDKQMGEQASCSNVLEPVIQKSAEVSGGQLVCLKCNFSSDVPQELSEHAKTHTTRKRAGVYRTSPRFQQRSCKKAQVQSFADITPTDNTSPPNKRYPIRASKKTKETQPSIGSSQDTCQSASAATGKEDTDQLVKVNLQENTDSAEEARQTEQPTVDIPIEENVLEPHHLISPSSNPRTVPRRKDVAFKSIGNKRGRGGRGRRRGSTRLDYRSNLNTGVKTQVQSSNQTEYMGHEEDIPTTEPEHDQTQGSKTGKESPATTLDLKASSSTPKKSSKKPVAHEEEPKLKKDKSDSPGKIEDDTAVPEKLVVEEYDDDDEYEDDEDVVSRLIGALTEEDDDDDDDRDGLLKSVERKCPYCPDRFHNGIGLANHIRGHLNRVGVSYNVRHFISPEEVNAIEKKFSYQKKKKKVANFDPSTFSVMRCEFCSAGFDTRAGLSSHARAHLRDFGITNWEVTVSPINILRQLFAKHPNLVLPTASTHTLQSSPEQNSDEEQESRKDMKDEDDMTAEPDTFSSEFLKQCWKEEHDISEPEGGEGAEDEEEEEDDDEIQMPLAEKLSTSPGQKALFSLEEESPESKDPDPRGSNLLKCSVCGATFETRRGLSTHARSHLRQLGIGMSENSRTPINLLYQVTKDHSRDAKSPTKPKKPVPVPVPSPMKDIETEEGLSDTKPPVMFSVASSAIKVSPSPTTPSTAGSLPSSPFVKSRSPSPVLRKAPISSLLPVSSPLRSQEHKILGKSQSANLSGPTKPFWAPQESDAPLNLTMDMDSKDIICQLCGAWFETRKGLSSHARAHLRHFGIEYSESKGSPIDLLNRFILTDDFKHRANSFLSDGPEDLRSQKTSMTSLLPSTSSSKRPLSSSPVLYKTAASSLRTTIGSKATSSTHTLLGPPQKKLKPSALQVLRFSGGEMMSFPIEPLKDVSCEFCGELFENRKGLSSHARSHLRQLGITEWSVNGSPIDTLKEIIVRRGLPTIMPLKSPKSPSSPSPGLPRHTLQSSSPSGNIIGRLPFHFAKTPNHDQPTIHKMSPSTSATSSPPIVDLVKPKPEPEIVEVTMKGSDMGADEHYSPEPLHSSLISSDNVYPVNLIMTQEKEPSRDIRCEFCGEFFENRKGLSSHARSHLRHMGITEWSVNGSPIDTLWEVMRRQGSTPASVALGIKEEPGQDGGISLSSPGYQSSALSRKSPLNLLHSGSRLHKHGLGSIGHSPALPLGKLFGVHPLKKKVLVEEKQPGEKTLLVQSKDFSSPPQDYSFKGKTSAEKHGVGQLDPSCELCGFYFENRKALASHARAHLRQFGVTEWCVNGSPIETLSAWIRSRPQKAAEMQQSYAQGVRYAQKKRCSSVISPSCDSDPTTHISQKPTVAKWASLTLPQKRAIGRDASSCSWGLSSRGADAKSRSASSAQHGLISQPAGHHSSNALPHSQVAHSELNVRLPRGFERRPPKHPSHAEGGEGESGPPKPRSSTVPALVPKPPSTPLVRLVGKIYSLKCRFCDVEFHGPLSVQEDWIRHLQQHILNLNYKKTEPPANDTPAKSDTPAPKPQVSAATSTSTASTAPAAAPSTPSPKSPTATPASASNFSQASTAPSPTN; encoded by the exons GACAGGAGAGTTGGACAGCAGCTGCACACAAACCCTTGCACCGGGGACCATGGAGCCCGAGGACGATCTCTCAACTGGGGACCCCCAAGATCTGATGTCCAGCCAAGCTCTACTGCCTTCAACATCCACATCCTTACTAAACTGCTCCTTTCTG GGGGAGTTACTGAATTGTGACGACATTGAGAAGGGTGATGGAAGTGGAGATCCAGAAGGTCCAAACTGCTTTTTCTCCACACTGGAGAATTGTGATAAAACACAGAGAACTCTACGATCTTCAGCCTTCCCCTCATCTCTCACATGGGACTCGGACTCAGAGAAAGAAACCTTGGATG AGGAAGATCTTCAGCACTTTTCTAACCCTCATGGTCTGGCTGCTCACAGCCCGGGATGTCCCACCTCTGGACAACATCAAGAAAG ATTTGATTCTGATCTGTGCCAAGAACCTGTGGAAACCGAGCACTTATTTCTTGAGAAGGTCCCACTTGCACCTCTGGAGGTTGAGAATCAAGATGATGTTACATGCAAGGAGCCAAGAACTACAGACTCCAGCCTACTGAAACATAcagcaaaacgtaaaataaaaactttaa TGGAACAAGACAAAGTAAGCAGCCTACCAGGTACTATGCCAAAAAAGGGTTGCCAAAAGGCAGACAAAGATAAGCGGAAAGTGCTTAATCGTAAAGGGCAGGAAGAGAAGAGCACCAAAGAGGCAGATGTGTACACCTTCCCTGGAGACTCTGAGCCAGAGAGCCCACCACCTGGACCTTGGGCACATTGCACTTTCATCCAGCGCAGAAGGAAAAAGAGGGCCATACTAAGGCCTTTCTCTGGCTTGAGCAACTGTCAACAAACTACAGGAACTGGCAAAAGAACACGAGGAAGACCCCCTGGTAAAGGGCGTAACAAAACCACAAAGGATCGACAAGCAGTGCTCGaatttacagaagaaaaaacagaAAAGGTACGGGGAAGGCAGAAGTCAGTAGTAGACCAGCCACTTGATGGAAGCCCTTCCCAAGATATTTTCACATGTGTAGAATGTAGCATTTACTTCAAAAAGCGTACCCATCTTTGGGAACACATGCAAGAGCACGGCCAGGTCAATAGATCTGGGCAAAAATGGCAAAGTGGAGCAAAAGAAGCTTGGAGCGGACATCTTAATAAAAAAGCTTTTGAATGTATAGAGTGCGGTCAAGAGTTTTTAGACAAGGTACTGCTGCTAGATCATAACCGACGCCATGAGGAGTCTCGACAGAAAATTCTAGAAGAGATTGGTAAATTAAATGAGGGGGACAAGCAGATGGGAGAGCAAGCCAGCTGCAGTAATGTATTGGAGCCAGTCATCCAAAAGTCAGCAGAGGTCAGTGGTGGCCAGTTGGTTTGTCTTAAGTGCAACTTTAGCTCTGATGTGCCTCAAGAGCTTTCTGAGCATGCCAAGACTCACACTACCCGCAAAAGAGCTGGTGTCTATAGGACTTCACCCAGATTCCAGCAGAGGTCCTGCAAGAAAGCACAGGTCCAGTCCTTTGCAGATATTACACCAACAGATAACACTTCACCTCCCAACAAGAGATACCCCATCCGAGCAtccaaaaaaactaaagaaactcAACCCAGCATTGGCTCTTCGCAGGACACTTGTCAAAGTGCTTCGGCGGCCACAGGAAAAGAAGACACAGATCAGCTTGTTAAAGTAAACCTGCAAGAAAATACAGACTCTGCAGAGGAGGCAAGACAAACAGAACAGCCAACTGTGGATATTCCTATTGAAGAGAATGTTCTGGAACCTCACCATCTCATTTCACCTTCTTCAAATCCAAGGACTGTTCCAAGGCGTAAAGATGTGGCATTCAAGAGCATTGGGAATAAACGAGGTCGAGGTGGAAGGGGCCGCAGGAGAGGGAGTACAAGGCTTGATTATAGGTCCAACCTAAATACTGGTGTAAAAACACAGGTCCAAAGCTCAAACCAGACTGAATATATGGGCCATGAAGAAGATATTCCCACAACAGAACCGGAGCATGATCAAACACAGGGTTCTAAAACAG GCAAGGAGTCACCTGCCACTACGTTGGATCTCAAAGCCAGTTCCTCCACACCAAAAAAGAGCAGCAAAAAGCCGGTTGCTCACGAGGAGGAACCCAAGCTCAAAAAAGACAAATCCGATAGTCCTGGGAAGATTGAAGACGACACAGCAGTTCCTGAAAAACTAGTGGTGGaggaatatgatgatgatgatgaatatgaAGACGATGAAGATGTTGTCAGTCGTCTAATTGGTGCATTAACTGAGgaagatgacgatgatgatgatgacagagATGGGTTGTTGAAGAGTGTGGAAAGAAAATGCCCTTATTGTCCAGATCGATTCCACAATGGCATTGGACTAGCCAATCACATAAGGGGTCACCTGAACCGAGTGGGCGTCAGCTACAACGTTAGGCACTTCATCTCCCCAGAAGAAGTTAATGCCATCGAGAAGAAATTCTCATaccagaaaaagaagaaaaaag TTGCCAACTTCGACCCGTCGACCTTCAGTGTAATGCGGTGTGAGTTCTGCAGTGCCGGTTTTGACACCAGGGCTGGTCTCTCCAGTCACGCTCGAGCCCATCTTAGAGACTTTGGCATCACCAATTGGGAAGTCACGGTATCTCCCATTAATATTCTCCGACAGCTTTTTGCCAAGCATCCAAATCTTGTTCTACCCACTGCCTCCACTCATACTCTGCAGTCAAGTCCAGAGCAAAACTCTGATGAAGAGCAAGAGAGCAGAAAAGATATGAAGGATGAGGACGACATGACAGCAGAACCTGACACTTTTTCCTCCGAATTTCTGAAACAGTGCTGGAAAGAAGAGCACGATATCAGTGAACCAGAGG GTGGGGAGGGGGcagaggatgaggaggaggaggaagacgaCGACGAAATCCAAATGCCCCTTGCAGAGAAGTTGTCCACAAGTCCAGGACAAAAGGCACTGTTTTCTTTAGAGGAAGAGAGCCCTGAATCCAAAGACCCAGATCCCAGAG GCTCCAACCTGTTGAAATGCAGTGTTTGTGGTGCTACCTTTGAGACACGTCGTGGTTTGTCTACCCATGCCCGCTCTCATCTGCGGCAGCTGGGGATCGGCATGTCAGAGAACAGCAGAACGCCTATTAATCTCCTCTACCAGGTTACCAAGGATCATTCCAGAGATGCAAAATCACCTACAAAGCCCAAAAAGCCCGTCCCTGTTCCTGTACCCAGCCCCATGAAAGACATTGAAACTGAAGAAGGACTGTCGGACACAAAGCCTCCTGTCATGTTCTCAGTTGCGAGTTCTGCTATTAAAGTTTCCCCTTCTCCAACTACTCCATCTACAGCTGGCTCTCTGCCTTCCTCTCCATTTGTAAAGTCTCGGTCCCCTTCCCCGGTGCTAAGAAAGGCTCCCATATCTTCGCTGCTACCTGTGTCTTCCCCACTGCGATCCCAGGAGCATAAGATCTTAGGAAAGAGCCAGTCTGCAAACCTCTCCGGTCCAACTAAACCATTCTGGGCACCACAGGAGTCGGACGCCCCGTTGAACCTTA CCATGGACATGGACTCTAAAGACATTATTTGCCAGCTGTGTGGTGCATGGTTTGAAACCAGAAAAGGCCTCTCGAGTCATGCTCGTGCCCATTTGCGGCATTTCGGGATTGAGTACTCTGAATCCAAGGGCTCCCCCATTGACCTGCTCAACCGGTTCATCTTAACTGATGACTTTAAGCACAGAGCCAATTCTTTTCTCTCTGATGGTCCTGAAGACCTGAGGTCCCAGAAGACCAGCATGACCTCCCTTTTACCCTCCACTTCGTCCTCTAAGAGACCTCTTTCCTCCAGCCCTGTTTTATATAAAACAGCAGCCTCCTCTTTGAGGACAACCATTGGCTCCAAAGCTACCTCATCCACCCACACCCTACTGGGCCCACCGCAGAAAAAGCTGAAACCCTCCGCTTTGCAGGTCCTTCGTTTCAGTGGTGGAGAAATGATGTCCTTTCCTATAG AGCCGTTGAAAGATGTGAGCTGCGAGTTCTGTGGAGAACTTTTCGAGAACCGCAAAGGCCTCTCCAGTCATGCTCGTTCCCACCTGCGCCAGCTTGGGATCACCGAATGGTCTGTGAATGGGTCACCTATTGATACTCTAAAAGAGATTATTGTACGCCGAGGCCTACCAACTATCATGCCTCTGAAGTCCCCCAAATCCCCTTCTTCTCCGAGCCCAGGACTGCCACGTCACACGCTCCAGTCCTCTTCCCCATCAGGGAATATTATTGGCCGCTTGCCTTTTCACTTTGCCAAAACACCAAACCATGACCAGCCTACTATCCACAAAATGTCACCCTCAACATCCGCCACCAGTTCTCCACCAATAGTGGACCTGGTTAAACCAAAACCAGAGCCTGAAATTGTGGAAGTTACCATGAAAGGATCAGACATGGGAGCAGATGAACACTACAGCCCAGAGCCACTACATTCCAGTTTAATCTCTTCAGATAATGTTTATCCAGTCAACTTGA TTATGACTCAGGAGAAGGAGCCTTCGCGTGATATTCGCTGTGAGTTCTGCGGTGAATTCTTCGAGAACCGCAAGGGTTTATCAAGCCATGCACGCTCACATTTAAGACACATGGGCATCACAGAGTGGTCCGTGAATGGCTCACCCATCGACACACTGTGGGAAGTCATGAGGAGACAGGGCAGCACTCCTGCATCGGTTGCTTTGGGCATAAAGGAGGAACCAGGACAAGATGGTGGGATTTCATTGAGCAGTCCAGGCTATCAGTCCTCTGCCCTGTCCCGAAAATCACCTCTAAATCTGCTCCATTCTGGTTCACGGCTGCATAAGCACGGGCTGGGAAGCATAGGCCATTCCCCTGCTTTACCTTTGGGGAAACTTTTTGGAGTTCATCCACTAAAGAAGAAGGTGCTAGTAGAGGAGAAACAGCCCGGAGAAAAGACACTGCTTGTGCAATCAAAAGACTTCTCATCTCCCCCACAGGACTATTCGTTTAAGGGTAAAACCTCAGCTGAGAAGCATGGAGTAGGCCAATTGG ATCCCAGTTGTGAGCTCTGTGGATTCTACTTTGAGAACCGGAAAGCGTTGGCCAGTCATGCTCGAGCACATTTAAGACAGTTTGGCGTGACCGAGTGGTGTGTGAATGGTTCGCCTATTGAGACGCTGAGTGCCTGGATACGCAGCCGTCCACAAAAGGCAGCAGAGATGCAGCAGAGTTATGCGCAAGGAGTCCGCTATGCccaaaagaaa AGGTGCAGTTCTGTCATCTCACCGTCCTGTGACTCTGACCCTACAACACACATTTCCCAAAAGCCCACTGTTGCCAAATGGGCGTCTCTCACTTTGCCTCAGAAAAGGGCAATTGGACGGGACGCCAGCAGTTGTTCCTGGGGATTGTCTTCACGGGGAGCGGACGCAAAAAGCAGGAGTGCAAGTTCCGCTCAGCATGGCCTTATTTCGCAGCCTGCCGGTCATCATTCCAGCAACGCACTTCCACATTCACAAGTGGCCCACAGTGAACTCAACGTGCGCTTGCCACGAG GATTCGAGAGACGGCCTCCTAAACACCCATCACATGCTGAAGGTGGGGAGGGAGAGAGCGGCCCCCCAAAGCCTCGTTCCAGTACCGTTCCTGCTCTTGTGCCAAAGCCCCCCTCCACCCCACTGGTTAGGCTTGTGGGTAAAATTTACTCGCTCAAGTGCCG GTTCTGTGACGTGGAGTTTCACGGTCCTCTCTCAGTACAGGAGGACTGGATCAGGCACCTACAGCAGCACATCCTCAACCTGAACTACAAGAAGACTGAACCACCCGCAAACGACACTCCTGCCAAAAGCGACACTCCTGCGCCCAAACCCCAGGTCTCAGCTGCTACCTCCACGTCCACTGCATCCACAGCCCCAGCCGCTGCCCCGTCCACACCGTCCCCCAAATCCCCCACAGCTACACCCGCTTCCGCCTCCAACTTCAGCCAAGCTTCCACAGCACCATCACCTACTAATTAA